A window from Mycobacterium saskatchewanense encodes these proteins:
- a CDS encoding AAA family ATPase, whose translation MTTAAARVQPNHQEIDAAQRRLAALSQAFTAKVVGQDNLRESLLIGLLAGGHVLIESVPGLAKTTAARVVAESINGRFQRIQCTPDLLPSDILGTQVYEAATNSFATQLGPVHANIVLLDEINRSSAKTQSAMLEAMEERQTTIAGTVYPIPEPFLVIATQNPVDQEGTYPLSEAQTDRFMLKDILRYPTAQEEVEVMVRRDAGVYDKERQANPVLGLDDVRRLRAVVRNIHMDPALMHYASQLVAATRNPQALPPQVGRFVEYGASPRATIAFCESARALALLRGRNHVRPEDIQQLAHRVLAHRLILSFEATGAKVTPRAVVDAVLQAVRVP comes from the coding sequence ATGACGACCGCAGCAGCACGGGTGCAACCCAACCACCAGGAGATCGACGCCGCACAGCGCCGCCTCGCCGCGTTGTCGCAGGCGTTCACGGCCAAGGTGGTTGGGCAGGACAACCTGCGTGAGTCGCTGCTGATCGGGTTGCTCGCCGGCGGGCACGTGCTGATCGAGAGCGTCCCGGGCCTGGCGAAGACGACGGCGGCCCGGGTGGTGGCCGAGTCCATCAACGGGCGGTTCCAGCGCATCCAGTGCACCCCGGACCTGCTGCCCAGCGACATTCTCGGCACCCAGGTTTACGAGGCCGCCACCAATTCCTTTGCCACCCAACTGGGTCCGGTGCACGCCAATATCGTGCTGCTCGACGAGATCAACCGTTCCAGCGCGAAGACGCAGAGCGCGATGCTCGAGGCCATGGAGGAACGCCAGACCACCATCGCCGGAACGGTGTATCCGATTCCCGAGCCATTCCTGGTGATCGCCACCCAGAACCCGGTGGACCAGGAGGGCACCTATCCGCTGTCGGAGGCCCAGACCGACCGGTTCATGCTCAAAGACATCCTGCGCTACCCGACCGCGCAGGAGGAGGTCGAAGTTATGGTGCGCCGCGACGCCGGCGTCTACGACAAAGAGCGGCAAGCAAATCCGGTGCTGGGCCTGGACGACGTGCGCCGGCTGCGGGCGGTGGTCCGCAACATCCACATGGACCCCGCGCTGATGCACTACGCCAGCCAACTGGTCGCGGCGACCCGCAACCCCCAGGCGCTGCCGCCGCAGGTGGGCCGGTTCGTCGAGTACGGGGCATCCCCGCGGGCGACCATCGCGTTCTGCGAGAGCGCTCGCGCGCTGGCGCTGCTACGCGGCCGGAATCACGTTCGGCCCGAAGACATTCAGCAGTTGGCCCATCGGGTGCTGGCGCACCGGCTGATCCTGAGCTTCGAAGCCACCGGCGCCAAGGTCACCCCGCGAGCCGTCGTCGACGCGGTGCTGCAAGCGGTGCGGGTGCCCTAG
- a CDS encoding DUF4878 domain-containing protein: protein MTDWSGGVDPNAPTFAGPYPPPGGWAPPPAPPADRWQPQPAGWQPQQPPHSGGWPAQQPPPGGPWQPPPGPPFQPPKNRKPLFVTLAAGGAVVLVVAIVLAITLTGRAGHGGGSAGDVVKDYLQALANGDAETALSYSADQPASKEFLTDEVLKKQVAQWPITNVRILNDDSTGAGGPLGMAQVHVVATFGDKVSDSTLEVKKDHGSWKLNTAAIKVSPDPASTAGNAAAKTLTFFGKPVGDSTVYVFPGWMDVGTTNPYMTVTTKPLLLDQLTMMGLPWLQTTFALSDKGRDAARDQLSAAMANCQKSNLLAPPGCPMSVDPYGLADGTAAWGPADISAVKFDNFDPYRLELTFFGQVKASISVKTTGGATKQGDATQFLSGSADVAKTPPALSFR from the coding sequence GTGACCGATTGGTCTGGTGGGGTCGACCCCAACGCGCCCACTTTCGCCGGGCCGTACCCCCCACCGGGCGGTTGGGCGCCGCCCCCGGCGCCGCCGGCCGATCGTTGGCAACCACAACCGGCGGGGTGGCAGCCGCAGCAACCGCCGCATTCGGGCGGGTGGCCAGCACAGCAGCCGCCCCCGGGCGGGCCCTGGCAGCCACCGCCCGGCCCGCCGTTTCAGCCGCCGAAGAACCGCAAGCCGTTGTTCGTCACGCTCGCGGCCGGTGGGGCGGTGGTCCTGGTGGTGGCCATCGTCCTGGCGATCACCCTGACCGGCCGGGCCGGCCACGGCGGCGGCTCGGCCGGCGACGTGGTCAAGGACTACCTGCAGGCGCTCGCCAACGGCGACGCCGAGACGGCCCTGTCGTACAGCGCCGACCAGCCCGCGAGCAAGGAGTTCCTGACTGACGAGGTCCTGAAAAAGCAAGTGGCGCAATGGCCCATCACCAACGTGCGGATCCTCAACGACGACTCGACCGGCGCGGGCGGGCCCCTCGGCATGGCCCAGGTCCACGTCGTCGCCACGTTCGGTGACAAGGTCTCCGACTCCACTCTGGAGGTCAAGAAGGACCACGGCAGCTGGAAGCTGAACACGGCCGCGATCAAGGTCTCCCCCGACCCCGCCTCCACGGCGGGCAATGCCGCGGCCAAGACGCTGACCTTCTTCGGAAAGCCCGTCGGCGATTCCACCGTGTACGTGTTCCCGGGCTGGATGGACGTCGGCACCACCAACCCGTACATGACGGTGACCACCAAACCGCTACTGCTGGACCAACTCACGATGATGGGGTTGCCCTGGTTGCAGACCACGTTCGCGTTGTCCGACAAGGGCCGCGACGCGGCGCGGGACCAGCTGAGCGCCGCGATGGCCAACTGCCAGAAGTCGAACCTTTTGGCGCCACCGGGCTGCCCAATGAGCGTGGACCCTTACGGCCTGGCCGACGGCACGGCCGCGTGGGGTCCCGCCGACATCAGCGCGGTCAAGTTCGACAACTTCGACCCCTACCGGCTGGAGTTGACGTTCTTCGGTCAGGTCAAGGCGTCGATCTCCGTCAAGACCACCGGCGGCGCCACCAAGCAGGGCGACGCCACCCAGTTCCTGTCCGGATCCGCCGACGTGGCCAAAACGCCACCGGCGCTGAGCTTTCGGTAA
- a CDS encoding phosphotriesterase family protein translates to MSELNTARGPVDTADLGVTLMHEHVFIMTTEIAQNYPDAWGDEEQRVGDAITRLNELKARGVDTIVDLTVIGLGRYIPRIARVAAATELNIVVATGLYTYSDVPFRFHYEGPGGLLGGPEIMTEMFVRDIEQGIADTGVKAGILKCATDEPGLTPGVERVLRAVAQAHKRTGVPISTHTHAGLRRGLEQQRIFEEEGVDLTRVVIGHSGDSTDVGYLEELIAAGSYLGMDRFGLDLISPFEERVRIVAEMCERGHADKMVLSHDANCYFDALPEALVPQMAPNWHYLHIHNDVIPALKQRGVTDEQLHTMLVDNPRRIFERQGAY, encoded by the coding sequence GTGTCAGAACTCAATACCGCCCGCGGACCCGTCGATACCGCCGATCTTGGCGTGACCCTCATGCACGAGCACGTGTTCATCATGACCACCGAGATCGCCCAGAATTACCCCGACGCCTGGGGCGACGAGGAGCAGCGGGTGGGCGACGCCATCACTCGGCTGAACGAGCTCAAGGCCCGCGGCGTGGACACGATCGTCGACCTGACCGTGATCGGGCTGGGCCGCTACATTCCGCGCATCGCGCGCGTGGCGGCGGCCACCGAGCTGAATATCGTTGTGGCGACTGGTCTTTACACCTACAGCGACGTGCCGTTCCGGTTCCACTACGAAGGCCCCGGCGGGCTGCTCGGCGGCCCGGAGATCATGACCGAGATGTTCGTCCGCGACATCGAGCAGGGCATCGCCGACACCGGCGTGAAGGCCGGAATCCTCAAGTGCGCCACCGACGAGCCCGGCCTCACGCCGGGAGTCGAGCGGGTGCTGCGGGCCGTGGCCCAGGCGCACAAACGCACCGGCGTGCCGATCTCCACGCACACCCACGCCGGGCTCCGCCGCGGTCTCGAGCAGCAGCGAATCTTCGAGGAGGAGGGGGTCGATCTGACCCGCGTGGTCATCGGTCACTCCGGCGACAGCACCGACGTCGGCTACCTCGAGGAACTCATCGCCGCGGGGTCTTACCTCGGCATGGATCGCTTCGGCCTCGACCTCATCTCACCGTTCGAGGAGCGGGTCAGGATCGTGGCGGAGATGTGCGAGCGCGGGCACGCCGACAAGATGGTGCTCTCCCACGACGCCAACTGCTACTTTGACGCGCTCCCCGAGGCGCTGGTGCCGCAGATGGCGCCGAACTGGCACTACCTGCACATCCACAACGACGTGATCCCCGCGCTCAAGCAGCGCGGCGTCACCGACGAGCAGCTTCACACCATGCTGGTCGACAACCCGCGCCGCATCTTCGAGCGCCAGGGCGCCTACTAA
- a CDS encoding acyl-CoA dehydrogenase family protein, translated as MLLDPHHLQRKHRDRRSGEIMAATVDFFESRGKARLKSDDHNRVWYSDFLDHIGRERIFASLLTPSEYGSGDTRWDTYRISEFAEIVGFYGLSYWYPFQVTALGLGPIWMSDNEDAKRKAAAQLEAGEVFGFGLSEQTHGADVYQTDMILTPSEHGWVANGEKYYIGNANVARMVSTFGKIAGSDEYVFFVADSQHDRYELIKNVVNSQNFVANYALRDYPVAESDILHRGPEAFHAALNTVNVCKYNLGWGAVGMCTHAMYEAVTHASNRILYGTVVTDFSHVRRLLTDAYVRLAAMRLVAARACDYMRSASARDRRYLLYSPLTKAKITSEGERVIIALWDVIAAKGVEKDTFFEAVTREIGLLPRLEGTVHINIGLLAKFMPNFLFAPDSALPTIGRRDDAADDTFLFAQGPTGGLGKVRFHDWRAAFESFGHLPNVALLRQQIDVLADMLASATPDAAQQKDIDFAFAVGQLFATVPYAQLILEEAGLSGVDAALVDQIFAVLVRDFNGYAVELSDKPATTQDQARFAMRMIRRPVHDPARYDQVWKEHVQPLNGVYQMRP; from the coding sequence ATGTTGCTCGATCCCCACCACCTGCAGCGCAAGCACCGCGACCGTCGCTCGGGGGAGATCATGGCCGCGACGGTGGACTTCTTCGAGTCCCGGGGCAAGGCGCGGCTGAAGTCGGACGACCACAACCGGGTGTGGTACTCCGATTTCCTTGACCACATCGGCCGCGAGCGGATCTTCGCGTCGCTGCTCACGCCGTCGGAGTACGGCTCCGGCGATACCCGCTGGGATACCTACCGGATCAGCGAGTTCGCCGAGATCGTGGGCTTCTACGGGCTCAGCTACTGGTACCCGTTCCAGGTCACCGCCCTGGGGCTGGGTCCGATCTGGATGAGCGACAACGAGGACGCCAAACGCAAGGCGGCCGCCCAGCTCGAGGCCGGCGAGGTGTTCGGCTTCGGCCTGTCCGAGCAGACCCACGGCGCCGACGTCTATCAGACCGACATGATCCTGACGCCCAGCGAGCACGGCTGGGTGGCCAACGGCGAGAAGTACTACATCGGCAACGCCAACGTCGCCCGGATGGTCTCCACGTTCGGCAAGATCGCCGGATCGGACGAGTACGTGTTCTTCGTCGCCGACTCGCAGCACGACCGGTACGAGCTGATCAAGAACGTGGTGAACTCGCAGAACTTCGTCGCCAACTACGCGCTGCGCGACTACCCGGTCGCCGAATCCGACATCCTGCACCGCGGCCCCGAGGCCTTCCACGCCGCGCTCAACACCGTCAACGTCTGCAAGTACAACCTCGGGTGGGGCGCGGTCGGCATGTGCACCCACGCCATGTACGAGGCGGTCACCCACGCCTCCAATCGCATCCTCTACGGGACGGTCGTCACCGACTTCAGCCACGTCCGGCGGCTGCTCACCGACGCCTACGTCCGGCTGGCCGCCATGCGGCTGGTCGCCGCCAGGGCCTGCGACTACATGCGCAGCGCGTCCGCCCGGGACCGCCGCTACCTGCTCTACAGTCCGCTGACCAAGGCCAAGATCACCAGCGAAGGGGAGCGCGTGATCATCGCGCTGTGGGACGTGATCGCCGCCAAGGGGGTGGAGAAGGACACCTTCTTCGAGGCCGTCACCCGCGAGATCGGGCTGCTGCCCAGGCTGGAGGGCACCGTCCACATCAACATCGGGCTGCTCGCCAAGTTCATGCCCAACTTCCTGTTCGCCCCCGACTCCGCGCTGCCGACGATCGGCCGCCGCGACGACGCCGCAGACGACACCTTCCTGTTCGCGCAGGGGCCGACCGGGGGGCTGGGCAAGGTGCGCTTCCACGATTGGCGCGCCGCCTTCGAGAGCTTCGGGCACCTGCCGAACGTCGCGCTGCTGCGCCAGCAGATCGACGTGCTCGCCGACATGCTCGCCAGCGCCACCCCCGACGCCGCGCAGCAGAAGGACATCGATTTCGCGTTCGCCGTCGGGCAGCTGTTCGCGACGGTGCCGTATGCCCAGCTGATCCTCGAGGAGGCCGGGCTGTCCGGGGTTGACGCGGCGCTCGTCGACCAGATCTTCGCCGTGCTGGTCCGCGACTTCAACGGCTACGCCGTCGAACTGAGCGACAAGCCGGCCACCACGCAGGATCAGGCCCGGTTCGCGATGCGGATGATCCGGCGCCCGGTGCACGACCCGGCGCGCTACGACCAGGTCTGGAAGGAACACGTCCAGCCGCTCAACGGTGTCTACCAGATGCGGCCCTGA